A genome region from Rattus norvegicus strain BN/NHsdMcwi chromosome 17, GRCr8, whole genome shotgun sequence includes the following:
- the LOC134482688 gene encoding uncharacterized protein LOC134482688 isoform X2: MRQRQTRKKIATLKGCRDAAKIVDETKTLSQPMKMEQLLQDTTPHPWLNRLQKMDHLLIFQPLSHLNCLEYLIHKEFSHIFWGISTLFSESVVAAPNILRNPSLAQHKTLRFHDACRPAAQVPSREQGPPECSQEQPLPAQLVTPSTLAVTKAQLMQIFPSSAPIKTPPCFKRQAFGKVRPTTDKGIPVSLLMENHACPHGQYWKHTKGDPRTSGSLYETHSKLDPKQ; the protein is encoded by the exons GTTGCAGAGATGCTGCAAAGATTGTGGATGAGACCAAGACTCTATCACAACCTATGAAAAT GGAGCAACTTCTCCAGGACACCACACCACATCCCTGGTTGAACCGTCTTCAGAAAATGGACCACCTTCTGATATTTCAGCCATTGTCTCATCTCAATTGCTTGGAGTATCTTATACACAAGGAATTTAGTCACATTTTCTGGGGCATATCCACTCTTTTCTCTGAATCAGTTGTGGCTGCTCCCAACATCCTCAGAAACCCTTCCTTAGCACAACACAAAACCCTCAGGTTTCATGATGCCTGTCGCCCTGCTGCCCAAGTTCCTTCCAGGGAGCAAGGACCTCCAGAGTGTTCCCAAGAACAGCCATTGCCTGCACAACTTGTGACACCAAGCACGTTAGCTGTGACAAAGGCCCAACTAATGCAAATCTTCCCAAGCTCTGCACCAATTAAAACACCTCCTTGTTTTAAGAGGCAGGCCTTTGGAAAAGTACGTCCTACCACTGACAAAGGTATACCTGTATCACTATTAATGGAAAACCATGCTTGTCCACATGGACAGTATTGGAAACACACCAAAGGTGATCCAAGAACATCAGGCAGTCTTTACGAAACCCACTCAAAACTTGACCCAAAACAATGA